AGCTACAATTTTTTTAAGATTTTCTTTTAATTTATCAATTTCTTCTCTATTATTTTTTAATTTATCAATTTCAATTCTAATTCTATTTTTTGTAGCACTTTTTACTTCAAAAATTCCATAGAAATTAGGTAATAATATTTTATCTTTCATAAATTCTCCTCTCTAAAAATATTTCTATATTCAAATTATCTAATAATTCATATAAAGTTTTGAAAAATTTTATTAGTTTGATTATAGCTTAATAATTAAAAATATGCAACTATTTTTTTTAATATATATATAAAATAGAAATAGAATATAAAAATAGGCTATTACAAATTCATTTTTTTCTTTGTAACAGCCTATTTATTTATTTCTTATTTATATTTGCTATAAAACTATCATATTTATCTGGAAAATATTTTTTAACAAGTTTTGCATATTCAGGAGTATTTTTTATTTTTAAGATAGCATCTGAAAATTCTTTTGCAAGTTTAGAATCTTCTTTTCTAAATGCAATAGAAGCTCTTGGTAAATCATCTTTTATAACATCTATTTTTTTAATTCCTTTCATAGTTTTTAAATATTCTTCACCAGAAACTCCTGCCACTACAACACCATCTATCTTTTGATTTTGTAAATCTAATATAGCTGCTGTAAAACTACTATAAAATTTAGGAACAGAACCATTATCTTTAACTAATTGTTCTTGAAGACTTCCAAGTTGTACTCCAACATTTTTTCCTTTTAAATCTTCTTTTTTCTTAAATGAACTTTTACTATTAACTATAACATAGTGATCTCCATCAAAGAATATGTAAGGTATAGAGAAAGATACAGCTTTTTTTCTTTCAGGAGTTGCAGACATTCCTGCAATAACAGCATCAATCTTTTTTAGTTGTAAAGCTGGTAGCAAACCATCAAAGCTCATATCTTGCCATTTTATTTCATAGCCTAATTCTTTTCCAAGTAATTCCATTAATTCAATATCAAAACCTACCATTTTATTATTTTCAAGATATTCGTAAGGTTTAAATTCAGCATTTGTTCCAACATATAATTTTTTAGCAGCGAAAGATAGAGTAGATAAGATTAACATTAACATAGTAATTATTTTTTTCATAGTATTTTCTCCTTTTTATTTTTTAAATGTTTGATAAAATTCTTCTTTAATTTCTTTTAAAATTTTAGGTGTTTCAAATATATCAAGAGCAGAAAGAGCCATAGCTAAACAGGCTTCTTTCATTCCTTTATAGGCTTCTTCTCCAATAGAAGCGGAAGCAAATTCAACAGTATGTCCAACTAAATGTCTAGTAGTTAGAGGAAAATATGGGTGTATTGTAGGACAACAATGACTTACATCTCCCATATCTGTTGAACCGAAACCTTCTCTATCTCTTATATCTGTAACTCCTAAATCTCTTAAATTTTTTTCATATAGTGCCATCAATTTTTTATTAGTAACAAGATTAGCAAAACTTGTTTCATAATTTATTATTTCAAGTTTAGTACCACTAGCAAGTGCTGCACCCTTAGCACAATTTTTAACCTTTTCAACTAATTCTGTTAAATATCCAAGTGTTTCTGCTCTGACATAAAAATTAGCAATAGCTAAATCAGGGATTACATTAGCTGCTTCCCCACCCTTTGAAATAATTCCATGTATTCTTGCAGAAGGTAAAGTTTGTTGCCTTAAAGCATTAATAGAGTTAAATAAAATTAGAACTCCATCTAGTGCATTTATTCCTTCATGAGGTGAAGCAGCTGCGTGGGCAGTTTTTCCTTTAAAAGTAAATTGTAATGCTTCCATAGCATGGGAAACTCCACTTCTAAAATGTGCTTCTCCACTTGGATGAACTGACATAGCTATATCG
This DNA window, taken from Fusobacterium simiae, encodes the following:
- a CDS encoding transporter substrate-binding domain-containing protein, which produces MKKIITMLMLILSTLSFAAKKLYVGTNAEFKPYEYLENNKMVGFDIELMELLGKELGYEIKWQDMSFDGLLPALQLKKIDAVIAGMSATPERKKAVSFSIPYIFFDGDHYVIVNSKSSFKKKEDLKGKNVGVQLGSLQEQLVKDNGSVPKFYSSFTAAILDLQNQKIDGVVVAGVSGEEYLKTMKGIKKIDVIKDDLPRASIAFRKEDSKLAKEFSDAILKIKNTPEYAKLVKKYFPDKYDSFIANINKK
- a CDS encoding M20 family metallopeptidase, which translates into the protein MEKNKKEFLSELFDKYRNELRDLNEYLYHNPELGLQEYKACTAHTNILKKYGFEVEKGFANLETAYKASYKNGNGPRVAILAEYDALPEIGHGCGHNAYGVTSIASGILIKELMKKLNLQGEILVIGTPAEETNGAKVHMAKLGIFNNIDIAMSVHPSGEAHFRSGVSHAMEALQFTFKGKTAHAAASPHEGINALDGVLILFNSINALRQQTLPSARIHGIISKGGEAANVIPDLAIANFYVRAETLGYLTELVEKVKNCAKGAALASGTKLEIINYETSFANLVTNKKLMALYEKNLRDLGVTDIRDREGFGSTDMGDVSHCCPTIHPYFPLTTRHLVGHTVEFASASIGEEAYKGMKEACLAMALSALDIFETPKILKEIKEEFYQTFKK